A section of the Anabaena cylindrica PCC 7122 genome encodes:
- a CDS encoding polysaccharide deacetylase family protein, producing the protein MTEDNNDQVSNSSKNQKFPITIFLLMAMIFPLLKLGSNPPTIPILGFHGIVKFQNNLRQSSNLEMDYKQQEIEKLLEYLVTQDYWFLTTQDLYDFFLTKSKEIPYEHRNKKMIMLTFDDGYKTIYTNLLPILSKLEKKYGKKIKVVLFISPSTLANNDGIPATHLRCQELRKGWQKGFFDIQSHGNNHQNLTKISQPEVISELLLARIKLRKCLDDLDPEQKVASHIAYPYGAYNKQVEKYVTKYYLSGYLYNDKLLNYTCLKDNYKIPRLMVNRTKSSQELIGIIQSFSTDPQESLKKDICK; encoded by the coding sequence ATGACCGAAGATAATAATGATCAAGTTAGCAATTCTTCAAAAAACCAAAAATTCCCCATTACCATATTTTTGTTGATGGCAATGATTTTTCCATTGCTTAAATTAGGATCTAATCCACCAACAATTCCGATTTTAGGTTTTCATGGGATTGTGAAATTTCAAAATAATCTTCGTCAATCTTCCAACTTAGAGATGGATTATAAACAACAAGAAATAGAGAAATTATTAGAATATTTAGTTACTCAAGATTATTGGTTTTTAACTACTCAAGACTTGTATGATTTTTTTCTTACTAAATCTAAAGAAATACCTTATGAACATCGAAATAAAAAAATGATTATGTTAACTTTTGATGATGGATACAAGACAATATATACAAATTTGTTACCTATTTTATCTAAGCTAGAAAAAAAATATGGTAAGAAAATTAAAGTAGTTTTATTTATTAGTCCTAGTACATTAGCTAATAATGATGGCATACCTGCAACCCATTTAAGGTGTCAAGAATTAAGAAAAGGTTGGCAAAAAGGATTTTTTGATATTCAATCTCATGGAAATAATCATCAGAATTTAACCAAGATTTCTCAGCCAGAGGTAATTAGTGAACTATTATTAGCTAGAATTAAACTGAGAAAATGTCTAGATGATTTAGATCCAGAACAAAAAGTAGCTTCCCATATTGCTTATCCTTATGGTGCTTATAATAAACAGGTAGAAAAGTATGTCACCAAGTATTATTTATCGGGTTATCTATATAATGATAAGCTACTCAATTATACTTGTTTAAAAGATAATTACAAAATACCCAGATTAATGGTTAATCGCACAAAATCTAGCCAAGAATTGATAGGAATAATTCAAAGCTTTTCAACTGATCCTCAAGAAAGTTTGAAAAAAGATATTTGTAAATAA
- a CDS encoding Gfo/Idh/MocA family protein, translating to MIGVAVVGTGFGQKVHIPAFQAHHKTGIVAIYHRDINKAQSIATTNNIPHASDNLTEILALPEVQAVSISTPPFLHYEMAKQVLQSGKHLLLEKPTTLNVTEAKELYYLAKNKGVIATVDFEFRFVPGWQFFAQLLSSGYVGNLRLIKIDWLGASRADVSRPWNWYSNQEQGGGALGSLGSHAFDYINWLFGPVHKLNAYLSTAIPERSDPVNGKLKPVNTDDTCMLSLELANGTPCQVSISAVVHAPRTHRVEVYGDKGTLVLGSDNQKDYIHGFQVWGSQIGQPLTEIEIPQQLLFPQYYADGRICAFLRVVDEWIKGIETKQEITPSLREGVYSQLLMDLSHQSHELKTWVNVPNLATFLNYV from the coding sequence ATGATTGGCGTTGCAGTTGTCGGTACTGGATTCGGTCAAAAAGTGCATATTCCCGCATTTCAAGCCCATCACAAAACAGGGATAGTTGCTATTTATCATCGAGATATTAATAAAGCTCAATCTATCGCTACAACAAATAATATTCCCCACGCTAGTGATAATTTAACAGAAATTCTTGCATTGCCAGAAGTTCAAGCAGTCAGCATTTCTACACCGCCATTTCTACATTATGAAATGGCAAAACAAGTCCTGCAATCTGGCAAACATCTTTTATTAGAAAAACCCACAACTTTAAATGTAACTGAAGCTAAAGAACTATACTATTTAGCTAAAAATAAAGGTGTAATTGCAACCGTAGATTTTGAATTTCGCTTTGTTCCTGGCTGGCAATTTTTTGCTCAACTTTTATCATCAGGATATGTTGGTAATTTACGCTTAATTAAAATTGACTGGTTGGGTGCTTCTCGTGCAGATGTTTCTCGTCCTTGGAATTGGTATTCTAATCAAGAACAAGGTGGTGGTGCATTAGGATCTTTAGGTTCCCATGCGTTTGATTATATTAATTGGTTATTTGGCCCTGTTCACAAATTAAATGCATATTTGAGTACAGCTATTCCCGAAAGAAGTGATCCGGTAAATGGAAAATTAAAGCCAGTGAATACAGATGATACTTGTATGTTATCTCTGGAATTAGCAAATGGTACACCTTGTCAAGTTTCTATTAGTGCAGTTGTTCACGCACCTAGAACTCATCGAGTAGAGGTTTATGGAGATAAGGGTACATTGGTTTTAGGTAGCGACAACCAAAAGGATTATATTCACGGTTTTCAAGTTTGGGGTTCTCAAATTGGTCAACCTTTAACAGAAATAGAAATTCCTCAACAATTGCTGTTTCCACAATATTATGCTGATGGTCGAATTTGTGCTTTTCTTCGTGTTGTGGATGAATGGATAAAAGGAATTGAAACTAAACAAGAGATTACACCATCTTTGCGTGAAGGGGTTTATTCTCAATTATTAATGGATTTGTCTCATCAATCTCATGAGTTGAAAACCTGGGTAAATGTGCCAAATTTAGCAACTTTTTTAAATTATGTTTGA
- the aroC gene encoding chorismate synthase, whose translation MGSTFGHLFRITTFGESHGGGVGVIIDGCPPQLEISAEEIQFELDRRRPGQSKITTPRKEADTCEILSGVFEGKTLGTPISILVRNKDARSQDYDEMEQKYRPSHADATYDAKYGLRNWQGGGRSSARETIGRVAAGAIAKKILRQVANVEVIAYVKCIKDLESVIDTDTVTLEQVESNIVRCPDGEIANRMIELIEQTGRDGNSIGGVVECVVRNVPKGLGEPVFDKLEADLAKAVMSLPASKGFEIGSGFAGTLLTGFEHNDEFYIDENGEIRTVTNRSGGIQGGISNGENIILRVAFKPTATIRKEQKTVTREGEETLLAAKGRHDPCVLPRAVPMVDAMVALVLCDHLLRHYGQCKVL comes from the coding sequence ATGGGCAGCACTTTTGGTCATCTTTTCCGAATTACGACTTTTGGCGAATCTCACGGCGGCGGTGTGGGCGTTATTATTGATGGTTGTCCGCCACAACTAGAAATTTCGGCTGAGGAAATTCAATTTGAGTTAGATAGAAGAAGGCCGGGACAAAGCAAAATAACCACTCCTCGGAAGGAAGCGGACACCTGTGAGATTCTATCTGGGGTGTTTGAGGGGAAAACCCTGGGAACGCCAATTTCAATTTTGGTGAGGAATAAAGATGCTCGTTCCCAAGATTATGATGAGATGGAGCAGAAATATCGCCCTTCCCACGCAGATGCTACCTATGATGCAAAATATGGATTGAGAAATTGGCAAGGCGGTGGCAGGTCGTCAGCCCGTGAGACAATAGGGAGAGTTGCTGCTGGTGCGATCGCTAAAAAGATTCTTCGTCAAGTCGCCAATGTGGAAGTTATCGCCTATGTTAAGTGTATTAAAGACTTAGAAAGCGTAATTGATACTGATACTGTAACTTTAGAACAGGTAGAAAGTAACATTGTCCGTTGTCCAGATGGCGAAATTGCCAACCGCATGATTGAATTAATTGAACAAACTGGTAGAGATGGTAATTCCATCGGTGGGGTAGTTGAATGTGTAGTGCGGAACGTTCCCAAGGGTTTAGGTGAGCCTGTTTTTGATAAATTGGAGGCAGATTTAGCAAAAGCTGTGATGTCTCTACCTGCGAGTAAAGGTTTTGAAATTGGTTCTGGTTTTGCGGGAACTTTGTTAACTGGTTTTGAGCATAATGACGAATTTTACATTGATGAAAATGGCGAAATTCGCACCGTAACCAACCGTTCTGGGGGGATTCAAGGGGGAATTTCTAACGGCGAAAATATCATTTTGCGAGTCGCATTTAAACCAACTGCAACTATTAGAAAAGAGCAAAAAACGGTGACTCGTGAAGGAGAAGAGACACTTTTAGCAGCCAAGGGAAGACATGATCCTTGCGTTTTACCCCGTGCTGTACCAATGGTTGACGCGATGGTGGCTTTGGTGTTGTGTGACCATCTGTTACGGCATTATGGGCAGTGTAAGGTATTGTAG
- a CDS encoding Uma2 family endonuclease has product MVAQISEIKFPTELVISWEALPDDFQLEDEPVENTGQPILAGALRESLEIAGFIQSKMLIASNFGLCATLNGQFIAKAPDWLYVPTVKEILAERKSYTPNLEGDIPAIVMEFLSDNDGGEYSFKRTYPPGKWFFYEQILQVPVYVIFDPDGGLLEFYQLENGRYELKQPDENGRHWIDSMGLFLGTWRGEKETRIGYWLRWWDEAGNLLLWSVEQISQERQRAEQERQEKERLIAYLKSQGIDPDNLPTAMP; this is encoded by the coding sequence ATGGTAGCCCAAATCAGTGAAATCAAATTTCCCACTGAACTGGTAATTTCTTGGGAAGCCTTACCTGATGATTTTCAGTTAGAGGATGAACCAGTGGAAAATACAGGACAGCCAATTTTGGCTGGTGCTTTACGAGAAAGTTTAGAAATTGCGGGTTTCATTCAATCTAAAATGTTGATAGCCTCAAATTTTGGTTTGTGTGCAACATTAAACGGTCAATTTATTGCTAAAGCACCTGATTGGCTGTATGTTCCTACGGTTAAAGAGATTTTAGCTGAACGCAAAAGCTACACACCCAATTTAGAAGGGGATATTCCAGCTATAGTAATGGAATTTTTATCCGACAATGATGGTGGAGAATATTCTTTTAAGCGAACTTATCCGCCAGGAAAATGGTTTTTTTATGAGCAAATTTTACAAGTTCCTGTTTATGTAATTTTTGATCCAGATGGCGGTTTATTAGAATTTTATCAACTAGAAAATGGTCGCTATGAGTTAAAACAACCAGATGAAAATGGTCGGCATTGGATTGATTCAATGGGCTTATTTTTAGGAACCTGGAGAGGAGAAAAAGAAACCAGAATAGGGTATTGGTTAAGGTGGTGGGATGAAGCAGGTAATTTGTTACTTTGGTCTGTGGAACAGATTTCACAAGAACGCCAACGTGCTGAACAAGAACGCCAGGAGAAAGAACGATTAATAGCTTATTTAAAATCTCAGGGTATCGATCCTGATAATTTACCCACAGCAATGCCTTAA
- the recJ gene encoding single-stranded-DNA-specific exonuclease RecJ, protein MTNDQPIKRLPNQRWQIAPANPELAQNLADLTNISPIISQLLINRGMKTPEDAQVFLSPETLDLPSPLEDFPDLAVSVELLEDAIANQEKIAICGDYDADGMTSTALLLRSLRALGANVDYAIPSRMHEGYGINKRIIEEFHSEGVGLVLTVDNGISAFEPIARARELGLKVIITDHHDIPPILPPANAILNPKLIAESSPYRGVAGVGVAYILAVCLAQQLGQIKGLVQPMLALFTLGTIADLAPLTGVNRRWVKRGLKLLPKSTLPGVQALIQVAGVQAIGAEEQGSRGAGEKVQNPKSLKPEDIGFRLGPRINAIGRIGNPQTVIELLTTDDMGLALERAMQCEQINIQRQQMCEQIEQEAIALVEDLYVNSLQKNRVLVVVKDNWHHGVIGIVASRLLERYGVPVFIGTFEDEGVIRGSARGIPEFNVFAALEYCRDLLGKFGGHKAAGGFSLPADNLLSVRSRLSEFANQCLEPQHLKPLLKIDAQANLNQINQDLYQQLNILHPCGIDNPDPIFWTPNAQVIEQQIVGKGHIKLTLAQTVDNIKYQIKAIAWRWRDYFPLPARVDIAYKLRENHFNDKISIEMELVGVRLPAQSPIFSTPPSQKLRANFEYKQRQYTCGVYQNGVDSELRIKNPEGKVLVMQPGDNHGLLGSSRDDAKKVNLSLPQYDGIIQAAIQALDS, encoded by the coding sequence ATGACTAATGACCAACCCATCAAACGCTTACCTAATCAACGCTGGCAAATTGCGCCAGCAAATCCTGAATTAGCTCAAAACCTAGCAGATTTAACCAATATTTCCCCCATTATCAGCCAGTTGTTGATTAATCGGGGGATGAAAACACCAGAAGACGCACAAGTGTTTTTAAGTCCAGAAACTTTAGATTTACCTTCTCCGCTAGAGGATTTTCCAGATTTAGCGGTGAGTGTAGAGTTGTTGGAAGATGCGATCGCAAATCAAGAGAAGATTGCTATCTGTGGAGACTACGATGCAGATGGCATGACTAGTACTGCATTACTACTCCGCAGCCTCCGCGCTTTGGGTGCTAATGTAGATTACGCTATCCCTAGTCGGATGCACGAAGGTTATGGAATTAACAAACGCATTATTGAAGAATTTCACAGCGAAGGAGTCGGATTAGTTTTAACTGTAGATAATGGTATATCTGCTTTTGAACCCATTGCAAGAGCCAGAGAATTGGGTTTAAAGGTAATTATCACCGACCATCACGACATTCCCCCAATTTTGCCCCCAGCTAATGCAATTCTTAACCCTAAACTCATTGCTGAATCTTCACCTTATCGGGGTGTGGCTGGTGTGGGTGTGGCTTATATTTTAGCAGTATGTTTAGCCCAGCAATTAGGACAAATTAAGGGTTTAGTGCAACCGATGTTAGCGTTGTTTACATTGGGAACTATTGCCGATTTAGCTCCTTTAACTGGTGTTAATCGCCGTTGGGTAAAACGTGGTTTAAAGTTATTACCTAAATCTACTTTACCAGGGGTACAGGCTTTAATTCAAGTGGCTGGAGTGCAAGCGATAGGAGCAGAGGAGCAGGGAAGTAGGGGAGCAGGGGAGAAAGTTCAAAATCCAAAATCGTTAAAACCGGAAGATATTGGATTTCGCTTGGGGCCGCGTATTAATGCAATTGGTAGAATTGGCAATCCACAGACAGTAATAGAATTGCTGACTACTGATGATATGGGGTTAGCATTAGAAAGAGCGATGCAGTGTGAACAAATAAACATCCAACGTCAGCAGATGTGTGAGCAAATTGAACAGGAAGCGATCGCACTTGTTGAAGATTTATATGTAAACTCTTTACAAAAAAACCGGGTATTAGTTGTTGTTAAAGATAATTGGCATCATGGTGTAATTGGAATTGTCGCTTCTCGGTTGCTGGAACGTTACGGTGTTCCTGTTTTCATCGGTACTTTTGAGGATGAAGGCGTAATTCGCGGTTCGGCGCGGGGGATTCCTGAGTTTAACGTGTTTGCAGCTTTAGAATATTGTCGAGACTTGCTGGGGAAATTTGGTGGACATAAAGCCGCAGGAGGATTTTCTCTACCAGCAGATAATTTACTCTCAGTGCGATCGCGTTTAAGTGAGTTTGCAAATCAGTGTTTAGAACCCCAACACCTCAAACCACTACTAAAAATTGATGCTCAAGCCAACCTCAATCAAATCAATCAGGATTTATATCAACAGCTAAATATTCTCCATCCCTGCGGCATCGACAACCCAGATCCTATATTCTGGACACCTAATGCCCAAGTAATTGAGCAGCAAATTGTCGGTAAAGGTCACATTAAACTGACATTGGCGCAGACTGTCGATAATATCAAATATCAAATTAAAGCGATCGCTTGGCGTTGGCGTGATTATTTCCCCCTTCCTGCACGAGTTGATATAGCTTACAAACTCCGGGAAAATCACTTTAATGACAAAATCTCCATCGAAATGGAGTTAGTAGGTGTCCGACTTCCCGCACAATCTCCAATATTTTCCACCCCACCATCTCAAAAATTACGCGCCAACTTTGAATATAAACAGCGTCAATACACCTGTGGCGTTTATCAAAATGGCGTAGACTCTGAATTAAGAATTAAAAATCCTGAAGGTAAAGTTTTAGTCATGCAGCCCGGAGATAATCATGGTCTTTTAGGCAGCAGTCGTGATGATGCTAAAAAGGTTAATCTCTCTCTACCTCAGTATGATGGCATTATTCAAGCTGCTATTCAGGCTTTGGATAGTTAG
- the psb30 gene encoding photosystem II reaction center protein Ycf12/Psb30 yields the protein MEALANINWEVIFQLTSVGLIIIAGPVVIFVLAFRNGNL from the coding sequence ATGGAAGCTTTAGCCAACATTAATTGGGAAGTCATTTTTCAATTGACCTCTGTAGGTCTAATCATCATTGCTGGACCAGTGGTAATATTTGTCCTGGCTTTTCGCAACGGCAACCTGTAA
- a CDS encoding YkgJ family cysteine cluster protein, translating into MATWQCVKQCGACCHLDPADRPDLEDYLLPEELAVYMSMVGEGGWCINFNHITRECGIYDDRPRFCRVEAETFEEMYGIEPEELSDFAIDCCRQQIEGVYGDRSLEIIRFDQAVGF; encoded by the coding sequence ATGGCTACTTGGCAATGTGTAAAGCAATGTGGAGCCTGCTGTCATCTTGATCCAGCAGATCGTCCAGATTTGGAAGACTATCTCTTACCAGAAGAATTGGCAGTTTACATGAGTATGGTGGGAGAGGGTGGATGGTGCATTAATTTCAACCATATTACGCGAGAATGTGGCATTTATGATGATCGTCCGCGTTTTTGTCGGGTGGAAGCAGAGACATTTGAGGAGATGTACGGGATTGAACCGGAGGAACTTAGTGATTTTGCCATTGACTGCTGTCGTCAGCAAATTGAGGGTGTCTATGGGGATAGGAGTTTGGAAATTATCCGGTTTGATCAAGCTGTTGGTTTTTAA
- a CDS encoding TMEM165/GDT1 family protein, producing the protein MKLDSTPVSISDLSQTQNQLDLKDTSDYLLEPVIEDSPKKQDSALMVFGTTFITIFLAEIGDKTQLSTLLMSAESHQPWVVFIGSGAALITTSLLGVLLGGWIASKLSPKTVEKSAGVMLLLISVMLFWDVFIG; encoded by the coding sequence GTGAAACTCGACTCTACACCTGTAAGTATTTCTGATCTCTCTCAGACTCAAAACCAGTTAGACCTAAAAGATACCAGTGATTATCTACTTGAGCCTGTAATTGAGGATAGTCCCAAAAAGCAGGATTCAGCTTTGATGGTGTTTGGAACAACTTTCATCACCATATTTTTGGCAGAAATTGGTGATAAAACCCAACTATCCACTCTGTTAATGAGTGCAGAATCTCATCAACCTTGGGTAGTATTCATTGGTTCTGGGGCTGCATTAATTACTACTAGCTTGTTAGGTGTGCTTTTAGGTGGTTGGATAGCCAGTAAACTCAGTCCAAAAACTGTAGAAAAATCAGCAGGGGTAATGTTGCTGCTGATTTCTGTGATGCTATTTTGGGATGTGTTTATTGGTTAG
- a CDS encoding TMEM165/GDT1 family protein, which translates to MDWHLLGLSFITVFLSELGDKSQLAAIALSGRGQSRRGVFFGTAGALLLTSLLGALAGGAVSELFPTRILKAIAAVGFAILSIRLLLPNSEAESE; encoded by the coding sequence ATGGACTGGCATCTTTTAGGGTTGAGCTTTATTACAGTCTTTCTATCAGAATTAGGTGATAAAAGTCAGTTAGCTGCGATCGCTCTTTCTGGTCGTGGTCAATCCCGGCGTGGTGTTTTCTTTGGTACTGCTGGAGCGCTGTTATTAACCAGCTTATTAGGAGCATTAGCTGGGGGAGCGGTATCGGAATTATTTCCTACACGTATCTTAAAAGCGATCGCGGCTGTGGGTTTTGCCATCCTCTCCATCCGCTTGCTATTACCCAACAGTGAAGCCGAATCAGAATAA
- a CDS encoding GAF domain-containing protein: MSVQNPNAEESTELIIDINNQEVYELQKNTSPVVSLATRKGSISQFLAPLTQDTFKQVVQEVEHKLRIVNETLSMLDYQGFETILQEMLHSITLKTGELLGADRTTIFLLDEENQELWSILAEGKGKRPLEIRIPADKGIAGEVATFKRVVNIPFDFYTDERSGFAQEQDKRNGYRTYTMLALPLLNEDEKLVAVVQLLNKLKYVHNPEDPLCERIDNNGFTSADEKLFQDFAPSIRLILESSRSFYIATQKQRAAAALMKAIKSLSQSSLDLEDTLKRVMAEAKELMNADRSTLWLIDRDRNELWTTITQDNGLPKELRVPMGKGFAGIVAASAKKLNIPFDLYEHPDSETAKAMDIQTNFRTCSLLCMPVFNSDQELIGVTQLVNKKKLGDFPPYDPANWPDAPECFQASFDHNDEEFMEAFNIQAGVALQNAQLFAKVKQQEQMQRDILRSLSNGVISSDKTGHIITANESAKRLLGFDDEERLEGRLVSDVVNIKEGDFSKWFVDALHATDLKTSQQYYPDRTLLTTSNEQHSINLSLNTIADASDQNQVCGALVVMDDISDEKRLKSTMYRYMTQELAEELLKLDDAKLGGDRKEVTILFSDIRGYTTLTENMEAEEVVGMLNEYFESMVEAVFRHKGTLDKYIGDAIMAVFGSPLPLKEHARMAVQTSLEMRSRLEELNESRQAVNKTRIKIGIGINSDTVISGNIGSSKRMEFTAIGDGVNLGSRLESVSKQYGCDIIVSDNTYRICEKDIWARELDYIRVKGRNEPVAIYELLGLRSDLISDTKLELIEHYHQGREYYLQRQFVKAQSEFVKALLADNNDKASMLYLGRCQHWIQSPPSDQTWDDGVWTFNEK; the protein is encoded by the coding sequence ATGTCAGTGCAAAACCCGAATGCTGAAGAGTCTACAGAGTTGATTATTGATATTAATAATCAAGAAGTCTATGAGTTACAAAAAAATACTTCACCTGTAGTTAGTCTAGCTACAAGAAAAGGATCTATTTCTCAGTTTCTTGCGCCCTTGACTCAAGATACTTTCAAACAAGTAGTTCAGGAAGTAGAGCATAAATTAAGGATTGTCAATGAAACCTTATCCATGCTGGATTATCAGGGTTTTGAAACTATCCTACAGGAAATGCTGCATTCGATCACCTTGAAAACAGGGGAATTATTAGGAGCAGATCGGACAACAATATTTTTATTGGATGAAGAAAACCAAGAACTCTGGTCTATTTTAGCTGAGGGGAAAGGTAAGCGACCATTAGAGATTCGGATTCCAGCGGATAAAGGTATTGCCGGTGAAGTTGCAACTTTCAAGCGGGTAGTCAATATACCTTTTGATTTTTATACAGATGAGCGGTCAGGATTTGCTCAAGAACAAGACAAACGAAATGGCTACCGTACCTACACAATGTTAGCTTTACCGCTGTTAAATGAAGATGAAAAATTGGTGGCGGTTGTACAATTATTAAACAAATTAAAATACGTACATAATCCCGAAGATCCCCTGTGTGAGCGTATTGACAATAATGGATTTACTAGTGCTGATGAGAAATTATTTCAAGATTTTGCACCTTCAATTCGTCTAATTTTAGAGTCATCTCGCTCTTTTTATATTGCGACACAAAAACAAAGGGCTGCTGCGGCTCTAATGAAGGCAATCAAGTCTCTGAGTCAAAGTAGTCTTGATTTAGAAGATACCCTGAAACGGGTAATGGCTGAGGCTAAGGAATTAATGAATGCCGATCGCAGTACTCTATGGTTAATAGACCGCGATCGCAATGAATTGTGGACAACAATCACTCAGGATAATGGTTTACCCAAGGAATTGCGAGTACCGATGGGTAAAGGCTTTGCTGGTATAGTTGCTGCATCTGCTAAGAAGTTAAATATTCCCTTTGACTTATATGAGCATCCAGACTCAGAAACGGCTAAAGCTATGGATATACAAACTAACTTCCGCACCTGTAGCCTACTTTGTATGCCAGTGTTTAACAGCGATCAAGAGTTGATTGGTGTTACCCAGTTAGTTAATAAAAAGAAACTGGGAGACTTTCCTCCTTATGATCCGGCTAATTGGCCTGATGCTCCCGAATGCTTCCAAGCTAGTTTTGATCATAATGATGAAGAGTTCATGGAAGCTTTTAACATTCAAGCAGGTGTGGCGCTACAAAATGCTCAATTGTTTGCCAAAGTTAAACAACAAGAACAAATGCAGCGAGATATTCTGCGGAGTCTTTCTAATGGTGTAATTTCTTCTGATAAAACAGGGCATATCATCACTGCTAATGAAAGCGCCAAACGGTTATTAGGATTTGATGACGAAGAACGTTTGGAAGGCAGATTAGTTAGTGATGTTGTGAATATTAAGGAGGGTGATTTTAGTAAGTGGTTTGTAGATGCTTTACACGCAACAGATTTAAAAACTAGCCAGCAATATTACCCTGACCGCACACTTTTGACTACAAGCAACGAACAGCATAGCATTAATTTATCACTTAATACTATTGCTGATGCCAGCGACCAAAATCAAGTTTGTGGCGCACTGGTAGTCATGGATGATATTAGTGATGAGAAGCGGCTCAAGAGTACTATGTATCGTTATATGACTCAGGAGTTGGCAGAAGAACTGCTGAAATTGGATGATGCTAAACTAGGGGGCGATCGCAAAGAAGTTACTATTTTATTCTCTGATATTCGTGGCTACACCACCCTCACAGAAAATATGGAAGCTGAGGAAGTGGTGGGTATGCTGAATGAATATTTTGAATCCATGGTCGAGGCTGTTTTTAGACATAAAGGCACATTGGACAAATATATTGGCGATGCCATTATGGCTGTATTTGGTTCGCCTCTACCTTTAAAAGAACACGCACGCATGGCAGTGCAAACTTCTCTAGAAATGCGCTCTCGTTTAGAAGAATTGAACGAAAGTCGTCAAGCTGTGAATAAAACTAGGATCAAAATTGGCATTGGTATTAATTCTGATACTGTTATTAGTGGCAATATTGGCTCTAGTAAGCGGATGGAATTTACCGCTATTGGTGATGGTGTTAATCTTGGTTCCCGACTGGAAAGTGTCAGTAAACAGTATGGTTGCGATATTATTGTCAGCGATAATACATATCGAATCTGCGAAAAAGATATTTGGGCGAGGGAATTAGATTATATTCGCGTTAAAGGACGAAATGAGCCAGTAGCTATCTATGAGTTGCTAGGTTTACGTTCTGATTTGATTAGTGATACCAAACTAGAACTAATTGAGCATTATCATCAAGGGCGTGAGTATTATCTTCAACGCCAGTTTGTCAAAGCTCAATCGGAGTTTGTCAAAGCTTTATTAGCTGATAACAATGATAAAGCCTCTATGTTATATCTAGGCCGTTGTCAGCATTGGATACAGTCACCGCCATCTGATCAAACTTGGGATGATGGTGTTTGGACGTTTAACGAAAAATAA
- a CDS encoding ribbon-helix-helix protein, CopG family has translation MPKPEIYITFRLTQPEKDLLREYCEQTGRNQTDVLRELIRGLKRRIKRTNKEV, from the coding sequence ATGCCTAAACCTGAAATTTACATAACTTTTAGATTGACCCAGCCAGAGAAAGATTTACTGAGAGAGTATTGTGAACAAACAGGTAGAAATCAAACAGATGTATTGCGTGAATTAATACGTGGATTGAAACGTCGCATCAAAAGAACAAATAAGGAGGTTTAA